From the genome of Tsukamurella pulmonis:
CCACCCCGCTCGACGTCGCGCGACTCACCGCGGTGGCGGACGGCGACGTCGGGCTGGACGACTACGTGGACGCGGCGATCGAGCGGGCACGGAACGCAGCCGTGTCGATCGGCGCACCGGATTGCGTGGAAGTACCCGCCGAGTTCACCGACACCGTTTACCCGGGCACCCGCGTCCTGCGGAACCTCCTCGGGATCCGGGATAGGCAGGTCCTGCGGCAGCTGGAGTTCGAGGTGGGGACCGCGCGGCAGTTCGGCATCGAGACCGGGTTGGTCGCGGTGCCCGCCACCTTCGACGGTGCGCACCTGGTCGCGATCCACCGCGCCCTGTTCGGCGCGCTGTATCCGTGGGCCGGCGTGCACCGGGGGTACGACATGGGGCTGCGGGATCAGACCTTCGGCGCGGCGCTCATCGAGCGCTACCTCGCGGATGCGACCGTGATCCTCCAGCTCCCCCACGAGGCGTTCGCCTCCGTCGCCGCCCCGCGTGAGCGCGACCGGCGCGCCTACGCGCACCGGGCCGCCACCGCCTACGCCTATCTCAATTGCGCGCACCCGTTCCGGGACGGCAACGGGCGCGCGGCGAAGACACTCCTGCAGCTGATGGCAGCGCGAGCCGGGTACCGGTTCGACTACGCCGCGGTCACCAAGAAGCAGTGGGACGGCGCCTCCCGCCAATCGGCACCCGACCTGGGCCACTACCGGCCCGACGCCCATGCGCTGTTCCGGGTCTTCGAGCACCTCACGATCCGCACACCCGCGGTGGACGGCGCGCGGTAACCCCGAGTTGCACAGCGTCATCGCTGCTGCGGGACCGGGGTCACGAATTCTCTCCCGACCCTCTTGCACTCCTCCATTGAACGAGTGTTCAATGGAGGAGTGAGTGAGGAGCCCAGCGCGACTGCGCAACGAATCCGAGACGCTGCGGTGTCCCGGTTCGGGACCGACGGCTTCGGCGTCGGACTCCGCGCGATCGCAGCCGACGCGGGCGTCACCGCGGGCCTGATCATCCACCATTTCGGCAGCAAGGACGGTCTGCGCCGTGCCTGCGACGAGTACATCCGGAACCAGCTCTGGTCCCACAAGCGGGCCCAGGCGGACGCGTCGGCGTTCACCGGGTTCGGAGCCGAGGAGATCGCTGAGCTCACGCCCGCCCTGCGCTACATGATGCGCAGCTTCCAGGCCGGCGGCGACTTCGCCCGCTCGATGATGGACCGGCTCGTCGAGGACACCGAGGGCTACATCGATCAGGGCGTCGCGAGCGGAATGTTCAAGCCCAGCAGGACTCCCGCGAGCCGGGCACGTTTCCTCACGTACCAGGCGGTGGGCGGCATGCTGGTGTGGCACCTGCTGCACACGGATCCCGCACGGCCCGATTTCGCGGCCGAGCTATCGGCCTACATGGAGGCGCTCACCCCGGGCGCGCTCGAGCTGTTCGCCAATGGGCTCATGGTCGACCGGACCATGCTCGACGAGTACCTCCTGTACGTCCCCGATCCGCCCGAGGACGACGTGCCCGCGTGACGCGGGCGCGCCCCTCCAGTTCCTCCGCGCGGTGCAGTCCGCCGCCGCATTCACCTCTCCCGGAAGGGATTCCCCATCATGTCTCACATCATCGACGCCGCTGGACTCTCGAAAAGTTTCGGCAGCGTGACCGCTCTCGATCACCTCGACCTGCAGGTCGAGACCGGGCACGTCCACGGCTTCCTCGGCCCCAACGGAGCCGGCAAGTCCACGACGATCCGGGTGCTTCTCGGACTACTGCGGAAGGACTCCGGCAGCGTGTCGGTGTTCGGTCGCGACCCCTGGTCGGACGCCGTCGAACTGCATCGCTCGCTCGCGTACGTCCCCGGCGACGTCGAGCTCTGGCCGTCGCTCACCGGCGGAGAGGCCATCGACCTGTTCGCACGGTTCCGCGGCGGCGTGGATCCGCACCGCAAGGCGGAGCTGTGCGAGCGCTTCGACCTGGATCCGACCAAGAAGGGCCGGACGTACTCGAAGGGCAATCGGCAGAAGGTCGCGCTCGTTTCCGCGCTGGCATCGGACGTGGATCTGTTGCTGCTCGACGAGCCCACCGCAGGTCTGGACCCACTCATGGAAGCGGTCTTCCAGGAGTGCATCCGCGAGGCCAAGTCCGCGGGCCGGACCGTCCTGCTCTCCAGCCACCTTCTGTCCCAGGTCGAGGCGCTGGCGGACCGGATCTCGATCATCCGGCAGGGCGCGGTCGTCGAGTCCGGCTCGTTGCGCGAGCTGCGTCACCTGACGCGCACGACGGTCGAGGCCGTCACCGCGCACGCTCCCACGGGTCTCGCGGACCTGCGCGGCGTGCACGGTCTGACGACGGAGCACGGGGTGATCCGGTGCGACGTGGACAACGCCGAATTGTCGGCCGTCACCGCGGAGCTCTCCCGCGCCGGGCTGCAGAGCTTGACCGCGCACCCGCCGACGCTCGAGCAGATCCTGTTGCGGCACTACGGCGATGCGGCGACGGAGCCGCGGGAGGAGGCGGCACGATGAGCACCGCACTCGACGCCCGCCCCGTCGTACGGTCCCGCGCCGGCGCGGACGGCCTCGCCGGCACCGGCGTCCTGGTGCGCTCGATGCTCCGCCGAGACCGGATCCGGTTCCCCGCGTGGACACTCGGGCTGGCCGTGCTCATGCAGTACTTCACGGCCGCGATCGGCCAACTGGTGCAGAGCGAGGAGGACCTCCAGGGCCTGACCGGATTCACCTCCAGCGGTGTGGGCGCACTGTTCGGCGGCGTCATCGGATTCGACCAGCTCACCATTGAGCGGTTCCTGGTGGGCCAGTACGGGCTGTACATCATTCTCGGCGCCTCCCTCATGGGACTGCTCACCGTCGTCCGGCACACCCGCGCCGAGGAGCAGACCGGGCGCGCGGAGCTGGTCCGCGCGAACGTGGTCGGCCGCCACGCGCAACTCACCGCCGCCCTCGTGATGACCCTGCTGATGTCGTTCACGGTGACTGTCCTCGTCGCACTCGTGATGATCGGCGGCGGTTACGGTTCCGGTGGAGCCGTACTCTTCGGCGCCTCGATCGGTGCGGCGGGAATCGTCTTCGGTGCGGTCGCGGCAGTCACGGCGCAGCTCTCGGAGTACCCGCGCGCGGCGGCCGGGATGGCCGGCGGCGTTCTCGGGATCGCGTTCGTGCTGCGCGGATTCGGCGACATGGCGTCCTCACAGGGAGCCGGCCCGGCGTGGCTGAGCTGGCTGTCACCGATCGGCTGGTCGCAGCAGACCGGTCCGTACACCTACGACCGCTGGTGGCCGCTCGGAATCTCGGTGGCAGCGGCCTGCGTCTGCGCCGCCGTCGGCTACTACCTGTCCACCCGCCGGGACGTGGGCGCGGCCCTGATTCCGCCGAGCCCGGGGTCACCCACCCTGGCGGCATGGGTCACCGCGCCGGCGGGCCTGGCCCTGCGCCTGCAACGGCCGGGACTGATCGGCTGGACGGTGTCGGTGGCCGTCGCCGGCGCCGCCTTCGGAGCCTTCACCAAGCCCATCGCGGACGGATTCGCCGACGCCCCAGAGGAACTGACCAAGGTGCTCGGCGGAAGCGGCGATCTACTGCGCGGCTACCTGGGCGTGATGGGCTCGACCGCGGGATTCCTCGTCGCCGTCTTCGCCGTCCTCGCCGTGCAGGCGCTCAAGTCCGAGGAGACGGAGGGCCGCGCCGAGCCTGCGCTGGCGTGTGCGATCAGCCGAACGCAGTGGATGACCGGGTGGTTGGCCGTCACTGTGGCCGCCGTCCCGGTCCTGCTCCTGGCGATGGGACTCGGCACCGGCCTCGGCGCGGGCATCGGCACCGGCGACGCCTCCCTGATCGGCAGCACCGTGCTCGGACACGTGGCGCACACGCCCGCGGTGTGGACCGTGCTGGCCGTCGCCGCCCTGCTGTACGGCATCACGCCACGGCTCACGGCACTGGTGTGGGTCATCGTCGTCTACGGCTACTTCGCCGGGATGTTCGGCGCACTCCTCAACCTGCCCGATGCGATGGAGTGGCTCTCGCCGTTCGCTCACATCGGGAACCACCCCGCGGATCCGATCAACGGGGCCGCGGTGGCGATCCTGGTCGCGGTCGCGGCGGTGATCGCGGCCCTCGGCCTGCGCGCGTTCGGGCGCAGGGACCTCGCTCTGACGACCTGATCGCAGCTCCGTCGATCGACGCCGGGCCGTCCTCCTGCGGGGCCGCCCGGCGTCGATCCGCCGTCGCCGACTCTCCCCCTGGGGAGGGATGCTGTAAACTGAAGTCCGGTGCGCCGGGAAGTCTGGTCGGCAAATTCGTTGTCGCCGACCCGATGAGGTACCCCGACCATGCCCGCGATCGCTCCCAAAAACCTTGGCCCCGTGTTGTTCCGACGCGGTTCGCCCGATGAGACCCGACGCATCACCGAGCTGCTCCGCAAGGAGACCGTCGGAGGATTTCTTCTGGTCCTCGCGGCGATCGCCGCGCTGATCGCCGCGAACAGCGCCTTCGCGGATGACTACGAACGCCTCCGCAGCGTCACCATCGGTTACGCCCCTTGGCATCTCGAACTCACGCTGGGGCAGTGGGCCTCCGACGGCCTGCTCGCCATCTTCTTCTTCCTCGTCGGCCTGGAGCTCAAGCGCGAGTTCGTGCTCGGGGAACTGCGTTCTCCCCGTACGGCTGCGGTGCCCGTCGTAGCCGCCCTCGGCGGCGTGATCGCCCCCGCGCTGATCTACCTCGCCTTCACTGCGGGCACGAACGGATCCGACGGCTGGGCCATCCCGACGGCGACCGACATCGCCTTCGCCGTCGCCGTTCTCGCCGTCGTCGGCTCCCACCTGCCATCGGCGCTGCGCCTGTTCCTCCTGACCCTGGCCGTCGTCGACGACCTGCTGGCGATCAGCATCATCGCCATCGCCTACACGGAGCAGGTGCTGTGGACGCCGCTGTTCTGGTCGGTGATTCCGCTCGGCGTGTTCGCCTTCCTCACCCACCGCTACGCCGCGTTCTTCTCCCGGCACCACGTCGCCGCCTGGATCGTGCTGCTGCCCATCGGATTCACGTTCTGGGCGCTGGTCCACGCCTCGGGCATCCACGCCACGATCGCGGGCGTCCTCCTCGGCTTCGTCGTGCCGGTCCTACGCGGCGGACCCGATTCGGGCGCGGGCCTCGCCGAGGAGTTCGAGCACCGGTTCCGCCCGTTGTCCGCGGGCATCGCGGTCCCCGTCTTCGCCTTCATGGCGGCGGGCGTCCCCGTCCTCGGCAGCAGCGGCGTCTCGCTGTCCGAGACGCTGACCGATCCGATCGTCCTCGGCATCGCGGCGGGCCTCCTCCTGGGCAAGCCGCTCGGCATCCTCAGCTGCACGTGGGCCGTCACGAAGCTCACCCGCAGCACGCTGGATCCCGCGATCCGCTGGATCGACCTCACCGCCGTGTCCCTGCTCGCCGGAATCGGTTTCACCGTCTCGCTGCTCATCGCCGAGCTCACCTTCACCGATTCCGCCGCGGCGCTGACCAACGCCAAGCTGGCCATCCTCGTCGCCTCCACGGCGGCCGCGATCGCCGCGGGCACCGTTCTCGCGTTCCGAAGCCGGCACTACCGCCGCATCGAGGAGGCCGCCACCGAGCCCGACGTCGCGCAGACCGGCGAGGGCGCGACGGCGGCAACACCCGGTGCGGCCGGGGACCCGGCCCCGTCGACGTCGGCCGACCGATGACCGACACCGACGGCGACGCGCCCGCGGTGCTGATCGTCAAGACCTTCGTCCCGACGACCGCGCGGTGGCTGATCGGCACCGCGCGGCGCCCGATCTGGCTGCGGATCGACGATCGTCCGATCCGCCTCGACCGCGACGTCGACCTCCGCATCGAACTCCCGGCGGGCACGCACACGCTGACGGCGGCACCGTCGTCCGGCGTCACCGAGACCCCCACGCCCCGCCAATGGGCACGTTCGTCGGAGAGCCTGGAGACGCACCTCGGTGCGGGGCAGACCGCCGTCGTCGTGGTGATCTCGACCCACCTCGGGCTGAAGATCGGCTCGCTCGTCCGCTGCCGCCGGCCGTGACCGCGGAGTGGCGTCAGAGCCGGTAGCTCTCGAGTCCCAACCAGCCGGCCATCTCGGCGACGGTCTTCTCCAGCGCCGCTTCCGATTCCGTGTCCCGACCGCCGGGTTCCCAGGTGGTGGAGTGCACCAGCAGCTCCCCCGCCGCCCGGTCGGCCTTGACGTCGCATCGCGCCACGATCCGGTCCCCGAACAGGAAGGGCAGCACGTAGTAGCCGTGCACCCGCTTCTCCTTGGGCGTGTAGATCTCGATGCGGTAGAAGAAGTCGAACAGCGCCTCGGCGCGCTCGCGCTGCCACACCAGCGGGTCGAACGGGGACAGCAGCGCCCGGGCCGTGATCGCCCTGGGGCGCTTGGCCTCGGCGTGCAGGTAGACGGCGCCGGGCCACCAGTCGGCTTCCACCGGGATGAGCTCGCCTGCGGCCACGAGCTTCTCGACTGCGGGTGCGGCCTGCGCAGTGGAGAGCCGGAAGTAGTCGCGCAGGCAGCGCAGGTTCCCGATGCCGTGCGCCTTCGCCGACTGCCGGATCAGCTCGACGTAGGCGTCCTCGTCCGAAACCTCCCGTTCCGCAAGCTCGCCGAGCACCGCAGAGGTCGGGGCGTAGAGCCGCTCGAACTGACTGGTGCGCCCGGCGCTGGTGACCTCGCCGGCGTGGAAGAGCACCTCGAGCCCCTCCTTCACCGACGACCAGTTCCAGCCCCAGTGCGTCTTCTCCACCACCTGCTCGTGCTCCAGGTGCGCCTCGAGGGCGCGCGCGGTGAGCGGCGGCAGCGCGGCGAGTTCGGTGCGCAGCCGGTCGAGCTGGCCGGGGTGGCGGGACTCGTAGCTCGCGAACCGCTGGGTCACCCGGTCCGCAGTCCGACGGTGCCGCAGCAGCGGCCAGGTCTCGGGTGGCACCAGCGAGGCCTCGTGCGCCCAGGCCTCGACGAGCCGCCGCGGCGCCTTGTCGCGAGCGCGGTCGAGCAGGGCCGTGTCGTAGTCGCCGAGCCGCGCGAACAGCGGGAGGTACTGGCTGCGGGTGACCACGTTGACGCTGTCGATCTGGATCAGTTTGAGCCGGTCGATCGCCTTCTGGACCTGCCGCATCGTCGGGGTGGAGGTGCCGGCGAAGCCCGGCTCGAAGCCCTGGGCCGCGAGGGCGATCCGACGGGCCTGGGGCTGGGTGATCCTCATGCGCGGGCCGCGGCGAGCCGCGGGAAGAGGTACTGCTCGAGCATCGGCGCGATGGTGACGTCGCCGTGGTCGGCGGGGTCGATCCAGCGGGCCTCGGCGATCTCCGCCGCGACCCGCGGCTCCACGCGCAGCTCGGTGGCGAAGACGGTGGACTCGATATCGGTGTTCGCCTCGTTCGCCGCAGGGCCGCGCCAGGACACCAGGTGCGAGAGATCGTCCGTGGTCAGCGCGACGCCGAGCTCCTCGTCGACCTCGCGGACCGCGCAGTCGATCGGCGCCTCCCCCGGCTCCAGCTTGCCGCCGGGCAGCATGAAGGCATCGGTGCCGCGTTTGCGCACCGTGAGCACCCGCCCGGTCTCGTCCCGGAAACACACCGCCGCCACCGTCAGCACGTCCATGCACGCCACCCTAGCGAGGACCACCGACACGTTCCTCGCTCAGCACTCCGGGATCAGGCCGCACGCAGACCGGCAGCGGGCTCGGCGCGCAGCGAGGTCCTCGCGGGAAGCCACAGAACCAGGGACAGGACCAACCAGATGAGCGCGAACCCGAACACCGGCACCGCCCAGGGGACGGAGACGACGGAGCGGCCCGCGAACGCGGGCGAGCCGACGGCGGCCGCCGTGACGGTGAGCGCGACCGGCACGACGGCGAGCACGACACCCGCCAGCGCCAGCTGAAGGGCCTGCCATCCGTACCACGCCGTCACCTGACGCCGCGGCATACCCGCCACCCGCAGCAGTGCCTGCTCACGATCGCGGTCACGGGACGCGAGCGCGATCACCGCGGCCGACGTGACCAGGAGCACCACACTGATGAGGCCGGCCAGGACGAGTGTGTCGGTGAGGTTCGTCGCCGTGGCGTCGCCCCTCGCGGTGACGACCGCCGCTGTCGACTCGACCGAAGCGAGCATGACGCCGATGCCGCCGACACCGGCTGCCAACGGTGCGACGGTGTTCGCGCTCGTACCGGCACGCGCAACGGCGGCCGCGGCCGCGAGCGAACCGATGACGCTACCCACGCAGGCGGCCGCGTGACCGAACCCCATCAGAATCACCGGCACGACCAACGGGCCGAGGACGTACACCGCCGCGACCGCACAGAGACCGGTGTAGAGGGACAGATTGAACAGCGCCGCCACGCCCGTGTCCGGACCTACCGACGAGGCGGCGAGAATCATCCCGAGCGCGGCGACGAGCAGAAGCGCACCCGCCGGCACTCGCCACCACCCGTCTCGGCGGGGAGTGACCCCGGTCGAGCGGAAGACGACGATCGCGCGGGTCCGCGCGCCTCGCCGAGCAGGGCCGACCGCCCCGAGTAGGCAGGTCAGGACACCGACGGCCAGGGACAGGAACCAGGCGAACGGGGACGGAGGCAGAGTCGGCGCCGCGAATCCCGGCGCCGCCATCTCGTTGAACATCGGCACGGCGAAGTAGGCGGCGACGAGCGCAGCGAACGAGCCGGGGACCGCACCGATCAGGGCAGCGGTGGCGACGAGCGCCCAGATCCCGTGCCGTACATCACGGGGACTCGCGCCGACCAGCCTCCACTGGGCAAAGGTGCGCCTGGTGGCTTCGACCGTGGCATTGCCGACGACGGTGAGGGCGAACACCCCCAACGCGGCGACCACGACGTAGATCGTCTGCGCGACGATGGTGAACTCGGAGACCGCGCGCCCCTGCGCCTCGACCGCGGCGACGAAGCGGGGGTCGCGGGCCCACGCGAACTGGGTCGCGCACAGGCCGACCAGCGCCGTGATCATCGCGATGGTGGTGATCGCCGGCCACCAACCGCGAGCGTCGGCGAGAAGGATGCGCAGCCCGTACCTATACACGACGGTTGCCCTCGAATCGCGCTGAGAGAACTGTGATCTCGTCAACCGAGAGGCGTCCCGCGACGTGCTCGATCGCCCCGTCGCGCAGGAACACTACGCGATCGGCCAGCGCAGCGGACTCGACGTCGTGAGTGACCATGACGACGGAGCATCCCCGGCCTGCCAGGTCCCGCAGAACACGCAGCACCACACCGGTGTTCACGGTATCGAGGGCGCCGGTGGGCTCGTCCGCGAAGATCACCGACGGCTCCGCCAGGAGCGCACGGCACAGCGCCACCCGCTGCTGTTCGCCGCCCGAGAGTGCGGCCGCCTTCTCCCGCCTCTTCTCGAGCAGGCCGAACCGCGACAGCGTCTCGCCCAGCGCGGTACTGCTGACGGGTCGCCGCGCGAGCACCTGCGGCAGTCGGAGATTCTCTTCGACCGTGAGGTAGTCGATCAGGTTGTACTGCTGGAAGACGAAGCCGACCGAGGGCCGCAGGAACCGCGTACGCCTCTCCTCACTCAGCGCGTACACATCGACGCCCCCGATGAGTACACGCCCTTCGTCGGGGCGGTCGAGGCCGCTCAGGCAGTAGAGCAGCGAGGTCTTCCCCGCGCCGCTCGGGCCGACGATCGCGGTCAGGCCGCCGCCCCGTACCGCGAGCGAACAGCCACGCAGGACGGGCGTCTGTTGCCGGTTTCCCGACGGGAAGGTCACGACCCCTTCCGCGCGGATCTCCGGAACCGCCGCGACGTCCTCGGCCGCAGGGGCCGTGGTGGGCAATCTGGAACGGAACCTCATGCTCCCATCTGACGCCACAGTAGCGGGCCGGTCGATCGCGATATCACCCGTTTCCACGGTAGGGCCTGCACTACCCCCGCGGACGTCCAGCCGGTCGTGTCCTCAGCACTCCGGCACGTTGACGGCGAGGCCGCCGAGGGAGGTCTCCTTGTACTTCGACAGCATGTCGGCGCCGGTCTGGCGCATGGTCTCGATGGCCTGATCCAGGGAGACGCGGTGCGTGCCGTCGCCGTGCAGGGCGATGCGGGCGGCGTTGACGGCCTTCACGGACGCGATGGCGTTGCGCTCGATGCAGGGGATCTGCACGAGCCCGCCGATCGGATCGCAGGTCAGGCCCAGGTTGTGCTCGATGCCGATCTCGGCGGCGTTCTCCACCTGCGCCGCGCTCGCGCCCATGACCTGCGCGAGCGCGCCGGCCGCCATGGAGCAGGCGGAGCCGACCTCGCCCTGGCAGCCCACCTCGGCGCCGGAGATGGAGGCGCGCCGCTTGTAGAGCACGGCGATCGCGGCGGCGGTGAGCAGGTAGTCGCACACCGTTTCCTCGCGCCGCTCGGCGAGGTGCGGCCGGAACTTCAGGGCGTAGTACAGCACTGACGGCACGATCCCGGCCGCGCCGTTCGTGGGCGCGGTGACGATCCGCCCGCCGCACGCGTTCTCCTCGTTGACGGCCATCGCCGCGACGTTGAGCCAGTCCATGGCATCGGCACCGTCGGAATCGACGAGCCGCCGGTAGAGGCCCGGCGCGCGCCGCTTGACCCCGAGCCCGCCGGGCAGCATGCCCTCGCCGCGGAAGCCCCGCTCGATGCAGGCCTCCATGACCTCCCAGATGTGCAGCAGCCCGGCACGCACCTCGCGCTCGGCCACCTCCGGCGTCTCGCCGGTCCGGGCGCCGCGGAGCGCGATCTCGTTCTCCAGCATCAGCTCCGGCACCGTCTTACCGGTGCGCGGGCAGGTCTCGAGCAGGTCGGCGGCGGTCTCGAAGTCGTGCGGTACGCGGGAGGTGCCGGCGAGCGGATTCACCGTCTCCGCACCGGATTCGCGCTCGACGAAGCCGCCGCCCACGGAGTAGTAGACCGCCTCGTGCTCGGTGCCGTCGGCGAGCTCGGCGCTGAACCGGATGCCGTTGGTGTGCCGGGGCAGCACCGTCAGCGGGTGCAGCACGATCTGCTCTGCGCTCAGCGGCACCTCGTCGCGATCGCTGACGAGCACGGTGCCGGTCGCCTCGATCTCGGCGCTGCGCTTGGCGACGTCATCGGGATCGACGGTCTCCGGCCGGTTGCCCTCCAGCCCCAGCAGCACGGCCGCGAAGGTGCCGTGGCCGCGCCCGGTGGCGGCGAGCGAGCCGTACAGGTCGACGCGCACCGTGCGCACCGTCGACCCCAGGGCCCGCAGCTCGTCCGCGAAGTCGGCCCCCGCCCGCATGGGCCCGACGGTGTGCGAACTCGACGGGCCGATGCCCACCGAGAACAGCTCGAACACACTGATCGTCACCTCTTCAGCGTAAGCCCCATACAGTGGTCTCATGGGCGACGCCGAAGATCTGGACATCGACGGCCTGCTCCTGCCGGGCGAACGCGAGTACACCTTCCGCGAGCTCGCGGAGCTGGGCGGCGTCGATGTGGAGGACCTGCGCGTCTGGTGGACGTCCGCGGGCTTCGCGGACCTGCGCGACGACGATCAGAAGGCGTTCACGCGCGACGACGTCGCGCTGGTGCAGGACCTCGCCGAGCTGTTCTCGCTGGACGTCATCGACCGGGAAGCCGTGCTGCCGGGGGCGCAGTCCCTCGGGCAGGCGATGTACCGCCTCGCGGAGTGGCAGGCCGGGATCGTCAAGACCCACCTCGACAACGCCCACGACGCGGGCGTGCAGGATCCGTCGGCGGGCGTGGCCCGCGTGATCGACAAGATGGAGAACCTGCAGGCCCACGTGTGGCGGCGGCACCTGTCCACTGCCACGCAGCGCCTGGTCACGCACGACTCGTCGGACGCGTTGACCGCCAAGATCGCGGTGGGCTTCGCCGACATGGTCGGCTACACGCGCCTGTCCCGCGGCCTCGCGGTCGAAGAGCTGAACACCCTCGTCGCGACGTTCGAGGCCCGGATGCAGGCCGTGATCTACGGCGGCGGCGGATGGATCATCAAGGGCGTCGGCGACGAAGTGATGTTCGCGGCCGAGGATCCCGGGGCGGCGGCCCGGATCGCGCTCGAGCTGCAGGAGCCGCACGACTACCCCGAGCTGGACGCGATCGAGATCGAGTTCCCGCAGCTGCGGGTGGGCCTGGCGTACGGCGAGGTGCTGCAGCGCTACGGGGATCTGTTCGGCAGCGTGGTGAACCTCGCGGCCCGGCTGACCAGCGCGGCGCGGCCGGGGACGGTGCTCATCGACGACAACTTCACCCAGGCGATCGCGGACGAGCCGGGCCTGGAGACCCGCAGCCTGCGCGCCTACCGGGCCCGCGGCTTCCGCGCCGTGCACCCGCACCTGCTGCGGTACGACAAGGACACCCGCGCAGCCAAGGAGGCCGAGGCCGCCGAGGCGGCGCAGGAGGCGGAGACCGCCCACGAAGCGGAAGCGGCCGTTGATGCGCGGACCGGCGAGCAGACCGAGGAGTCGTAGCCGCGGCGAGCGCGGTCGAGAATCACACGGTTACGTCGGGGACGGGCCGCACCGCGCCGGTCAGGCCGCGGCGAGCGCCACCGGGCGGGTGCGCGCGCCGAGCAGCTCGCGGTGCACGCCGCCGACGAACTCGATCAGCGAGCCGCCGAGGGCGTCGCAGATGCTGCCGAGCACCTCGGACGAGGCCTCCTTGCGGCCGCGCTCCACCTCGGAGAGGTACTGCGTGGAGACACCGGCGTCCCGCGCGACCTCGGCGAGCGTGCGGCCCTGACGGGTGCGCTCCTGCCGCAGGACGCGGCCGAACACCTCGCGCAGCAGCGGGGGGCGCTCGGCCTCGACCTGCTCGTGCGTCTCGATGCTCGCCACCCCGCTCGTCATACGCACGACCCTATCCGACGGTGCGCCCGGGCGGCGGAGCGTTCACGGTGGGCGTAACCGGCGCGTCGCCGCCTGCGACCGCGACCTCGCCGCCCGCGACCGCGACCTCGCCTCCCGCGACGTCGTCCCCGTCGGCCTCGACCTCGCCGTCGTCCTCGTCCTCGTCCTCGTCGCGCAGCGGGTGCTCCAGCTCGTCCTGCGGCATCCGCGCCGCGAGGATCGCGACCACGGCGAGCGGGATCGGGATGAGCGCGGCCAGCG
Proteins encoded in this window:
- a CDS encoding Fic family protein encodes the protein MDRAEVLRGAIANSVLEGWTPTPLDVARLTAVADGDVGLDDYVDAAIERARNAAVSIGAPDCVEVPAEFTDTVYPGTRVLRNLLGIRDRQVLRQLEFEVGTARQFGIETGLVAVPATFDGAHLVAIHRALFGALYPWAGVHRGYDMGLRDQTFGAALIERYLADATVILQLPHEAFASVAAPRERDRRAYAHRAATAYAYLNCAHPFRDGNGRAAKTLLQLMAARAGYRFDYAAVTKKQWDGASRQSAPDLGHYRPDAHALFRVFEHLTIRTPAVDGAR
- a CDS encoding TetR/AcrR family transcriptional regulator, yielding MSEEPSATAQRIRDAAVSRFGTDGFGVGLRAIAADAGVTAGLIIHHFGSKDGLRRACDEYIRNQLWSHKRAQADASAFTGFGAEEIAELTPALRYMMRSFQAGGDFARSMMDRLVEDTEGYIDQGVASGMFKPSRTPASRARFLTYQAVGGMLVWHLLHTDPARPDFAAELSAYMEALTPGALELFANGLMVDRTMLDEYLLYVPDPPEDDVPA
- a CDS encoding ABC transporter ATP-binding protein; its protein translation is MSHIIDAAGLSKSFGSVTALDHLDLQVETGHVHGFLGPNGAGKSTTIRVLLGLLRKDSGSVSVFGRDPWSDAVELHRSLAYVPGDVELWPSLTGGEAIDLFARFRGGVDPHRKAELCERFDLDPTKKGRTYSKGNRQKVALVSALASDVDLLLLDEPTAGLDPLMEAVFQECIREAKSAGRTVLLSSHLLSQVEALADRISIIRQGAVVESGSLRELRHLTRTTVEAVTAHAPTGLADLRGVHGLTTEHGVIRCDVDNAELSAVTAELSRAGLQSLTAHPPTLEQILLRHYGDAATEPREEAAR
- a CDS encoding ABC transporter permease, with translation MSTALDARPVVRSRAGADGLAGTGVLVRSMLRRDRIRFPAWTLGLAVLMQYFTAAIGQLVQSEEDLQGLTGFTSSGVGALFGGVIGFDQLTIERFLVGQYGLYIILGASLMGLLTVVRHTRAEEQTGRAELVRANVVGRHAQLTAALVMTLLMSFTVTVLVALVMIGGGYGSGGAVLFGASIGAAGIVFGAVAAVTAQLSEYPRAAAGMAGGVLGIAFVLRGFGDMASSQGAGPAWLSWLSPIGWSQQTGPYTYDRWWPLGISVAAACVCAAVGYYLSTRRDVGAALIPPSPGSPTLAAWVTAPAGLALRLQRPGLIGWTVSVAVAGAAFGAFTKPIADGFADAPEELTKVLGGSGDLLRGYLGVMGSTAGFLVAVFAVLAVQALKSEETEGRAEPALACAISRTQWMTGWLAVTVAAVPVLLLAMGLGTGLGAGIGTGDASLIGSTVLGHVAHTPAVWTVLAVAALLYGITPRLTALVWVIVVYGYFAGMFGALLNLPDAMEWLSPFAHIGNHPADPINGAAVAILVAVAAVIAALGLRAFGRRDLALTT
- the nhaA gene encoding Na+/H+ antiporter NhaA; translated protein: MPAIAPKNLGPVLFRRGSPDETRRITELLRKETVGGFLLVLAAIAALIAANSAFADDYERLRSVTIGYAPWHLELTLGQWASDGLLAIFFFLVGLELKREFVLGELRSPRTAAVPVVAALGGVIAPALIYLAFTAGTNGSDGWAIPTATDIAFAVAVLAVVGSHLPSALRLFLLTLAVVDDLLAISIIAIAYTEQVLWTPLFWSVIPLGVFAFLTHRYAAFFSRHHVAAWIVLLPIGFTFWALVHASGIHATIAGVLLGFVVPVLRGGPDSGAGLAEEFEHRFRPLSAGIAVPVFAFMAAGVPVLGSSGVSLSETLTDPIVLGIAAGLLLGKPLGILSCTWAVTKLTRSTLDPAIRWIDLTAVSLLAGIGFTVSLLIAELTFTDSAAALTNAKLAILVASTAAAIAAGTVLAFRSRHYRRIEEAATEPDVAQTGEGATAATPGAAGDPAPSTSADR
- a CDS encoding winged helix-turn-helix domain-containing protein; the protein is MRITQPQARRIALAAQGFEPGFAGTSTPTMRQVQKAIDRLKLIQIDSVNVVTRSQYLPLFARLGDYDTALLDRARDKAPRRLVEAWAHEASLVPPETWPLLRHRRTADRVTQRFASYESRHPGQLDRLRTELAALPPLTARALEAHLEHEQVVEKTHWGWNWSSVKEGLEVLFHAGEVTSAGRTSQFERLYAPTSAVLGELAEREVSDEDAYVELIRQSAKAHGIGNLRCLRDYFRLSTAQAAPAVEKLVAAGELIPVEADWWPGAVYLHAEAKRPRAITARALLSPFDPLVWQRERAEALFDFFYRIEIYTPKEKRVHGYYVLPFLFGDRIVARCDVKADRAAGELLVHSTTWEPGGRDTESEAALEKTVAEMAGWLGLESYRL
- a CDS encoding NUDIX hydrolase, whose protein sequence is MDVLTVAAVCFRDETGRVLTVRKRGTDAFMLPGGKLEPGEAPIDCAVREVDEELGVALTTDDLSHLVSWRGPAANEANTDIESTVFATELRVEPRVAAEIAEARWIDPADHGDVTIAPMLEQYLFPRLAAARA